A window from Rhizosphaericola mali encodes these proteins:
- a CDS encoding phage holin family protein codes for MISFIISLLVTGFLVFILAKILPGVSVESYGAAVGVAFVLGILNAIVRPVLAFLSFPITFLTLGLFSLVITAVIILLASAIMGKKFHVDGFLSALIFGVVLGIARAIIG; via the coding sequence ATGATTAGTTTTATTATCAGTCTTTTAGTTACGGGTTTCTTGGTATTTATTTTGGCAAAAATACTACCTGGAGTTTCTGTAGAAAGCTACGGCGCAGCCGTTGGTGTAGCATTTGTATTAGGAATTTTAAATGCAATAGTTAGACCTGTTTTAGCTTTTTTAAGCTTTCCTATTACGTTTTTAACTTTAGGATTGTTCTCATTAGTTATCACAGCTGTAATTATTTTATTGGCAAGTGCAATCATGGGAAAGAAATTTCATGTCGATGGATTTCTGAGTGCATTAATATTTGGAGTTGTGTTAGGTATTGCAAGAGCGATTATAGGATAA
- a CDS encoding aspartate kinase, which yields MKIFKFGGASVQDAMNLRNATNIVKTFAPDDDLVIVISAIGKTTNALEKVSLDFFENRQKEALRLFQDLKDFHLEIVKQLLEIEKENCESQLRDLFTEVEWLLHDQPVREYNYYYDQIVCLGELLSSTIFSFTLKENGLENAWIDVRDIIRTSNNYREAIIDWEFTGGKMQETILPLVQKEHIIVTQGFIGATDDNESTTLGREGSDFTAAIFGNLLETESVTIWKDVDGVMSADPKIYPEAQSIRHLDYEEVIEMAFYGAQVIHPKTIKPLQNKNIPLLVKCFKNVELEGTVINGEKNNVLPPLIIVKRDQALVTLKTKDFAFIGGKPLEAIYEALHHNLLKANLISIGAITIQICVDNDALKLENLKNELETQFEFSHEEKLELTTLRHYTVDAAQMYLPKSEQVISQKDPKTIQVISKF from the coding sequence ATGAAAATATTCAAATTTGGTGGTGCGAGTGTACAAGACGCAATGAATTTAAGAAATGCAACGAATATTGTAAAGACGTTTGCTCCTGACGACGACTTGGTTATTGTTATCTCTGCCATCGGCAAAACAACGAATGCGTTAGAAAAAGTAAGTTTGGACTTTTTTGAAAATAGACAAAAAGAAGCGCTTCGATTATTTCAAGATTTGAAAGATTTTCACTTAGAAATTGTCAAACAATTACTTGAAATTGAAAAAGAAAATTGTGAATCCCAACTACGTGATTTATTTACAGAGGTTGAGTGGCTTTTGCATGATCAACCCGTGAGAGAATACAATTATTATTATGATCAAATTGTTTGTTTGGGTGAATTATTAAGTTCGACCATTTTTAGTTTTACTCTTAAAGAAAATGGTTTGGAAAATGCATGGATAGATGTTCGTGATATTATCCGAACGAGCAATAATTACCGCGAAGCAATTATCGATTGGGAATTTACGGGTGGTAAAATGCAAGAAACTATTTTACCTTTAGTTCAAAAAGAACATATTATTGTTACGCAAGGATTTATCGGCGCAACAGATGATAATGAATCGACTACATTAGGAAGAGAAGGAAGTGATTTTACTGCCGCCATTTTTGGCAATTTATTAGAAACCGAAAGTGTAACTATTTGGAAAGATGTGGACGGTGTGATGAGTGCGGATCCGAAAATTTATCCTGAGGCTCAAAGTATCCGACATTTGGACTATGAAGAAGTAATTGAAATGGCTTTTTATGGTGCGCAAGTCATTCATCCCAAAACTATAAAACCACTTCAAAATAAAAATATTCCTCTTTTGGTTAAATGTTTTAAAAATGTAGAATTAGAAGGAACGGTTATTAATGGAGAAAAAAATAATGTTTTACCTCCGTTAATTATAGTTAAGCGCGATCAAGCATTGGTAACTTTAAAAACCAAAGATTTTGCATTTATAGGAGGAAAGCCTTTGGAAGCTATTTACGAAGCGTTGCATCATAATTTATTAAAAGCAAATTTAATTTCTATTGGCGCAATAACTATTCAAATCTGTGTCGATAATGATGCATTGAAATTAGAAAATTTAAAAAACGAACTAGAAACGCAATTTGAATTTTCACATGAAGAAAAATTGGAGTTGACCACATTGCGTCATTACACAGTGGATGCGGCACAGATGTATTTACCTAAATCAGAACAAGTTATCAGTCAAAAAGATCCTAAAACGATCCAAGTAATTTCAAAATTTTAG
- a CDS encoding CAP domain-containing protein, whose translation MKRSGFLLSILALLFVLPNFLSAQSLSNRQLKKYRNQVFEMINDYRTSHGLSALTFSDIMNKTAQTHSDNMANGSVPFSHEGFDKRYAYLKSQIPGFHACAENVAYGDMTPEEAVAGWLKSPGHLKNLSSTKYNQTGIGVQISKEGYLYYTQMFAN comes from the coding sequence ATGAAACGCAGTGGTTTTCTTCTCAGCATTCTTGCATTACTTTTTGTCCTACCTAATTTCCTTTCCGCTCAAAGTTTATCAAATCGACAACTTAAAAAATATAGAAATCAAGTATTTGAAATGATTAATGATTATCGCACTTCGCACGGATTGTCCGCATTGACCTTTTCTGATATTATGAATAAAACTGCGCAGACACACAGCGACAATATGGCCAATGGTTCCGTTCCATTCAGTCATGAAGGATTTGATAAAAGATACGCTTATTTAAAATCCCAAATACCTGGTTTTCATGCTTGTGCTGAGAATGTCGCTTATGGTGACATGACACCTGAAGAAGCAGTTGCTGGTTGGTTAAAAAGTCCAGGACATTTAAAAAATTTAAGTAGTACCAAATATAATCAAACGGGCATCGGCGTACAGATTTCCAAAGAAGGCTATTTGTACTATACGCAAATGTTTGCCAATTGA
- a CDS encoding ABC transporter ATP-binding protein, which yields MEKAIISVKGLEKSYGHFHAVKGISFDVMEGEIFGLLGPNGAGKSTTLEIIETLRTKSAGSITVDGFDIDTHPEEIKKRIGVQLQSSGYYPGLNLVQLIQLFSGLYNRKVDPMQLLDSVNLRDKAKNKYKELSGGQKQRFSIATTLINDPRIIFLDEPTTGLDPQARRNLWDLILDIRKKGTTIIITTHYMDEAEILCDRVAIVDSGNIVSLATPDQLIDDLVATGFERAKDVKKANLEDVFINLTGKALREA from the coding sequence ATGGAAAAAGCAATCATTTCCGTAAAAGGATTAGAAAAAAGTTACGGACATTTCCATGCCGTAAAAGGAATCAGCTTTGATGTAATGGAAGGGGAAATTTTTGGACTTTTAGGTCCAAATGGTGCCGGAAAATCTACTACATTAGAAATAATAGAAACCCTTCGTACCAAATCTGCAGGCTCTATTACTGTAGATGGTTTTGATATCGATACACATCCAGAAGAAATAAAAAAACGCATTGGCGTACAATTGCAAAGTTCGGGTTATTATCCAGGCTTAAACTTGGTACAATTGATTCAATTATTTTCCGGATTGTACAATCGTAAAGTAGATCCAATGCAATTATTGGATTCTGTTAATCTGCGAGACAAAGCCAAAAACAAATATAAAGAACTCAGCGGCGGTCAAAAACAACGTTTTTCTATTGCGACAACTTTAATTAATGATCCTAGAATCATTTTTTTGGACGAACCTACAACTGGTTTGGATCCGCAAGCGAGACGCAATCTTTGGGATTTGATTTTGGATATACGCAAAAAAGGAACGACAATTATCATCACGACACATTATATGGATGAGGCTGAGATTTTATGCGATCGAGTTGCCATTGTAGATTCGGGTAATATAGTTTCTTTGGCTACACCAGATCAATTAATTGATGATCTTGTCGCTACTGGATTTGAACGTGCCAAAGATGTAAAAAAAGCCAATTTGGAAGATGTTTTTATTAATTTAACCGGAAAAGCATTAAGAGAAGCTTAA